The Pyxidicoccus xibeiensis genome includes the window CACCTGGAGGGCCGTCACCAGGCTGGCGCGCACGGGGAGGGACAGCTCGGCCGCGCGCTTCGTGCACAGCAGGTCCAGCAGCGCGGTGTGGTGGTCCGGCCCGACGACGCGGTCGTCCATGTCCGACAGCAGCGCCTCCAGGTCCACGTTGGAGAGGAGGAAGTGGAGCTCGGCGGCGCTGGCCCCGGTGAGCAGCTCCAGGATGCGGCGCTCCTCCGAAGTGTCCGTGTGGCCGGCCATGAGGGCGCGGAGCGTCTCCAGCTTCTTCGTCGCGGCAAGCAGGTCCATGGTTCATCCCCCCGGCCCGCCAGGGTGCTGGCCGGGCCTGGGTCCGAGCCTACGCGGGCCCCGTCCCGGCGTGGTAGAGGTAGGGCCATGTCGACCGTTGCCAACCGACTGGAGCTCCGTCCGGACGAAGTCCACGTGTGGATTGTCGAGCCGGAGCGCATCAACGAGCGGCAGCTGCTGGACGCCTACTGGAACCTGCTGGATGCGGGGGAGCGCGAGCGGCAGCGCCGCTTCCGCTTCGAGCGGCACCAGCGGCAGTACCTGGTGAGTCACGCGCTCGTGCGGCTGACGCTGTCGCGCTACGCGCCGGTGGCCCCCGCGGCGTGGACGTTCGCGACCAACGCGTACGGGCGGCCGGAGGTGCAGGGCGAGTGGGGCACCCGGCTGCGCTTCAACCTGTCGCACACCGACGGCATGGCGCTGGTGGCGGTGGGCACGGGCGCCGAGCTGGGGGCCGACGTGGAGGACGCGCAGCGCCACGGCGAGACGGTGGAGATTGCCGACCACTACTTCGCGCCCTCGGAGGTGAAGACGCTGCGGGCGCTGCCGCCGGAGCGCCACCGCGAGCGCTTCTTCGAGTACTGGACGCTGAAGGAGTCCTACATCAAGGCGCGCGGGGCGGGGCTGTCGCTCCCGTTGGACCAGTTCGCCTTCCACCTGGAGCCGGGGCAGGCGCCGCGCATCAGCTTCGACCCGCGCATGCCGGACGCGCCGGAGGCGTGGCAGTTCGTGCAGCTCAAGCCGTCCGAGCGGCACCAGGCGGCGGTGGCGGTGCGGCGGGCGCGCGGCCAGCCGCTCTCCGTGCGCTGGCAGTTCACCGTGCCGCTGGCCGGGGACACCCAGCCGCCCCGCTTCCAGGTGGCGTGAGCGGGGCAGGGTGGCTCAGGGCGCCGGGGCCATCCACCGCTGCAGGTCCTCGCGCACGGCGGCGAGCAGCGCGTCCTGCTTCTGGCGGATGAAGAAGTGGCCGCCCTCGAAGGTGCGCACGCGGAAGTCGGCGCTCGAGGTCTCCTCGCGCCACGTCTCCAGCTTCTCCACCGGGACGTGCTTGTCATCCACGGCGCCCATGGCGGAGATGGGGACGTCGAGCTTCACGGCGTGGTTGCCGTTCTCCCACCAGGCCAGCCCGAAGTCCGCGCGCAGCGTGGGCAGCAGCAGCTCCAGCAGCTCGCGGTGCTGGAGGATCTCCTCCGGCGTGCCGTCGTACTTGCGCAGGTGGGCGATGAACTCCGCCTCCGGCAGGTGGTGGATGGGCTCGCGGTCATTCACTCGCGGCGGGCTGGAGGCGGCCAGGATGAGGCCGCGCGGCATGGGGCCGTTGCGCAGCTGCAGGCGCCGCGTGAGCTCCAGGGAGATGCGCGAGCCCATGCTGTAGCCGAAGAAGGCGAAGGGCCGGTCCAGCAGCGGCGCGAGCACCGGCAGCAGCGCGTCCACCAGCGCCGGGAGGTTGTCGATGGGCTTCTCCATCAGCCGCCGCTCGCGGCCGGGGAGCTGCACCGGGCACAGCTCCACGCCCACGGGCATGCCGGCGCCCCAGCCGTTGTAGATGGCCGCGCTGCCGCCAGCGAAGGGCAGGCAGAACAGCCGCAGGCGCGGGTCCGGCAGCGGCTTCCGGGTGGGGAACCAGCGATCAGGGGGAGTCGGACTCGGGGCGTTGGCGCTTCGCATGGCAGTCAGGCTCTGTCGCACGCCCGAGGAAAACGGGTCAAGCCCCGGGGAACGCGCACCCACCGTGGGGGCCCCACACCTGCTCCAGGCGCCCACCCGCCCGCTCGCCGGGTGATACATCTCACGGGCGAGGTGACCTGACATGCGGCGGACGGCGGGCTTCATTCTCTGGCTGACGGGGCTGTCCGGCGCGGGCAAGAGCACGCTCTCCCGCGCGCTGCGCGAGCAGCTGGAGCCGGTGCGGCCGGTGGAGCTGCTGGACGGTGACGAGGTGCGCACCTGGCTGTCGCGCG containing:
- a CDS encoding 4'-phosphopantetheinyl transferase family protein produces the protein MSTVANRLELRPDEVHVWIVEPERINERQLLDAYWNLLDAGERERQRRFRFERHQRQYLVSHALVRLTLSRYAPVAPAAWTFATNAYGRPEVQGEWGTRLRFNLSHTDGMALVAVGTGAELGADVEDAQRHGETVEIADHYFAPSEVKTLRALPPERHRERFFEYWTLKESYIKARGAGLSLPLDQFAFHLEPGQAPRISFDPRMPDAPEAWQFVQLKPSERHQAAVAVRRARGQPLSVRWQFTVPLAGDTQPPRFQVA
- a CDS encoding thioesterase II family protein, with protein sequence MRSANAPSPTPPDRWFPTRKPLPDPRLRLFCLPFAGGSAAIYNGWGAGMPVGVELCPVQLPGRERRLMEKPIDNLPALVDALLPVLAPLLDRPFAFFGYSMGSRISLELTRRLQLRNGPMPRGLILAASSPPRVNDREPIHHLPEAEFIAHLRKYDGTPEEILQHRELLELLLPTLRADFGLAWWENGNHAVKLDVPISAMGAVDDKHVPVEKLETWREETSSADFRVRTFEGGHFFIRQKQDALLAAVREDLQRWMAPAP